One stretch of Archocentrus centrarchus isolate MPI-CPG fArcCen1 chromosome 5, fArcCen1, whole genome shotgun sequence DNA includes these proteins:
- the LOC115779941 gene encoding fibroleukin, translating to MRQTYPPPQSSSFGDVHAICGSAKSGLYNIRFSVSAQAKCDMETAGGGWTVIQNRQDGSVDFNRTWQEYREGFGNLQGEHWLGNAALHALTSTGQHQLRIELEDWHQQRRQATYSNFKVASEAQRYRLTAREYSGDAGNALSYSKRYNHDGRSFSSSDRDHDRYASGSCGQYYGAGWWFDACLAANLNGRYYRGRYSGVTNGIYWGTWYILTDGRTGERYSFKRVEMKTRPKNFMRTD from the exons ATGAGACAGACATACCCCCCACCCCAGTCATCTTCTTTTGGAGATGTGCATGCTATCTGTGGATCAGCAAAATCTGGGCTTTATAATATTAGATTCTCTGTTTCGGCTCAGGCTAAATGTGACATGGAGACTGCAGGTGGTGGGTGGACAGTCATCCAGAATCGGCAAGATGGCTCAGTGGACTTCAACAGAACATGGCAGGAATACAGAGAGGGCTTTGGTAATCTGCAGGGAGAGCACTGGCTGGGTAATGCAGCGCTGCATGCCCTCACCTCTACTGGCCAACACCAACTTCGCATTGAGCTGGAGGACTGGCACCAACAGAGGCGCCAAGCCACCTATAGCAACTTCAAAGTGGCCTCAGAAGCGCAGAG GTATCGCCTGACAGCACGGGAATATTCTGGTGATGCAGGTAATGCACTGAGCTATAGTAAGCGCTACAACCATGATGGCAggtccttcagctcttctgaccGAGACCACGACCGTTATGCATCTGGGAGTTGTGGTCAGTACTATGGTGCAGGCTGGTGGTTTGATGCATGCCTGGCAGCTAACCTAAATGGACGATACTACCGCGGGCGGTACAGTGGGGTGACCAACGGTATCTACTGGGGAACATGGTACATCCTGACAGATGGACGTACAGGAGAACGCTACTCCTTCAAGAGGGTGGAGATGAAGACAAGACCCAAGAACTTTATGAGAACAGACTGA